The Acropora muricata isolate sample 2 chromosome 7, ASM3666990v1, whole genome shotgun sequence genomic interval atacaagtttgattatacgtaattgcttaaattgcgttcattactgcgatgatcatagcttacttgatcatagctcacttgaagtttgattaatatttggttccccaaatggagttagtcaaatccgtataagggttcgCCAGATGATGtacgtggaccaattcgaggtgtttctgCTCAAATCGCTGCATTATGGCCgactaacgaagtcaaacatctaggttcagcgttggtttttcttgtggaaattctgagcagaccgtcaAACATCCTAAGGAAGTCTTTTCTAGGAaccatcgtgcacattgtttgaacgctgtgcctggttactggtgcaaaatagcaagAACATTGTAAAATAAATCCTCTTACTGTGATCGCGAACTGTTGTCGACGAGAGCGACGTTGCTGGAACGTTTcaatcgataagtagtcgatggttgacgagagcggacgaaaatggATCGGGTGAGATCGTATAAATCCGATATCCCGAAATacaaccgataaatgttccgaacacaatccgaagattggaccactcccGGACTTACACACTCAATGACAGTAGCTATTTCTCTTCTACGAAGAGAAGCAGCTacaaaaatgaagatgcagacgatattgtattccaaatgagtTGTAGAAGTGTTGTTTCACGTtgaaatgtcgttttcttaatttaatcagttttgctcggtttgctcttcattaatattcaaattttcGATTATCCGCACTGTTTCGTGTGGTTCCAACGAGTCCgaataatcgaggttcgactgtagcaTCGAATTTTCCGCGTTTTTTCATTTAGCTTTTTCACATCAACATTAAGTCATGGCTAGCACCGCTTATCCAGTTTTGCAGACCAGAAAAGGAAACTGGAGATCACGGTCTCACTATAGAATCAAGGGATTGAATTTTCCGTCTCGCGACACTAATGATCCAGCGAAACTCGAACAATTTCTCTCCAACTTCCAAACAAAAACAGATGATGTGTTCGTGGTATCATATCCTAAGTCGGGTAAGCGATAAGTACATATATAACTACTAACCCACGATAGGAAACAAGATCACTGACGTTGCGTTTGAATTTTGTGCGTTAGAAAAACTGAGGTGGCGAAAAAAGTGTAACGAATATAAAATAGCCACAAGGTTTGAACTTGTTTCAGCCATTTTGTAGCTTGCACGTATACTTTATAAAGTTTCGGTTTTATCCATTTAAATTTTATGTACACATTCTTCTCTGTCATCCTCGCATTAACTAATTTCAACAGGAAATACAAACATTGTGCAATAAAATTTCATCGAGTTAAAATAAAGGCCTGCTATGAACATTATTTGGTGTTGCTTGCGTGACGCAATATCACTTTAACGTCATGAAATTCTAAAATGAAAGTCGCGCAGCTTTCTGTGTAATATATATAAGTGAAAATTTTGCATCAAATttactcaacatgcatgtaatggtTTTAGCCGAAAACGCATTCTgtgtaaattaaattaacaataaGATGTATATAAACGATTACACACTGACGTtcaatttagccgtaaattgtaagtttgtcctctgtaatatgCAAGGCCCtcaatttagccgtaaattaacggctaagtttgtcctctgtaattTTCAAGGCCCTTAATTTAGCCGTAAAtgaacggctaagtttgtcctccGTAATACATAAGGCCCCTTATTTACGTTCAGACAATTTTCAGACTAATTTTTATTGCGTagtatatgtaatcgcatgggcctgagggcaattaaggattaatttcacacgtattttcaaagttttcacaaaattgcccgagtcgcgaagTGATgagggcaatttggaaaactttgaaaacaaagtgaaattaatccATTGCCTCGAGGCActtgctattacttgtttatcacataaagggcaaaattatcgagggcttctttaaggacgttcgcgccaaaatcttcctacggtgagattttcttcatctctcgcctagagttagttgataaagtacttactccaaaaatgaaaaaaaaaatgggggtcaccgactttgtttcggagaaaatggcagtggaaaaatgccttaatttcgatagatcggtcataataacgagatgtagtctcctccgctaatccatcgaaaatcctaaaaataacccgttagagtgaaggtttctgtgcacaggtttttaggggtgggattttaagataatttcatgccgctagggatgtcgtaaacagtagagttcatcctcgacgagcgttttcataagctctatcaattacaaccactaccggaattcgacggcacgaggaaagaaaattttaaaaaaagataacttcttacggtgagattttttttattttatcatattttgtagatagtaagtagagtaagtgattcatgattaaaaaaataggggtcaccgatgatcgaaaggagtaaactcggcctgaattttttttccccggcgttttcgacgccatgtttatcttcgggacctgtcaatcgtagtgatgcgtgacatattacagtcgcgttacctgcgcagaagggttgcgcacaaacaattagcgcgaacgtccttaagctctggtacttcgtagctttcaagttgctcattttttcctctcgtctttgcccattgttggaaaatgtaaGTCCAGTAGTCCGtgcttctttttgtgtttttgttctcacttgtgtttcttagttcctgAATAAACTCTTCGTCGGTTTCAACAAAACAGGAATCCATTGCTGCAGAAAATTTGAATCAtcaacaaatcttagcaataacctcgttgctaagcagctttaaaccaatcaggatcaagtaatcatgccctcttgattaccaaaagtgccctcgtgattaacaaaaaaatgctctctgtctcagccaatcagcactcagtaattttgccccgtatgtgataaGTATATGTAATCGCATAGACCCGAGGGCAATtgaggattaatttcacgccaattttcaaagcaaagaagcgaatattaacgttgaaagccgacgttttgTCGTCATTATGACaacattctcaaggcaaagtgagtaagtgttgcgaagatttgatttctatagtctctacaaattagcataataacaaaggatcaaaAAAATTCTTCAAGCGAATACCTTTGCGCGAATCGAGTCTGTGTGCAAGTTTAGGTATGGTTTAAGTTTtataaaaaattaaatcaaaaatcaattcaaatcagaccaacatttgatttgatttaatttgaattgatttaatttgtgaataataattgtaaaatagtgatttgggcaatgttgatttgatttcctcgagaattgtaaagcgcatttgatcatattcatatgctaatttgcgctatagaaatatttaacagttattcttcgaggacgtgccggatatgagctgatatatataaccaacgaggccgtaggtaTACAACTAATCAAACAGTGACGAGTAAAATTAGAGCATAAGTTCACGCGCGTTTTgaccaaaattaataatttccCTAGTCTTAAAAGCAAAgagaaattatttgattttggacaaaacgcaCGTGAAATTATTCTTAAATTTCACGAGTATAACATTTGATTAGTTATGATACTGTGGTcaaagttgccatggcaacattgtaatttcacatgGGAAGTTATAAAtcagtataggtaatagcatgatatgtagtgatatttggcataaataccacgagtgatatttttaATTATATGTTTGTactcattaattaattaattgatttatactaattacttgtttatactacaacctgagaaattcagtcatctaacgccatgtgtttattttcgtcatgttgtttcgcttcgtaggcgagcaaattggttttgaagttcttgtttttggctcagctggtccagacattgagcctggtcgatgtacttttctcagtattttggtttttcgaattttattttgtttcttgaatCTCCCGATTTcgaaatctagaaatctttccttCATTTTCGCGTAACTCgagcgacgagattatttggtgattttgggttaccatagtaactgtaattttcacatggaggtatttcaaattaagctgaaatacttatgctctcagccaatcaagtGACAGAAATTTCTCAAGTAGTAGTATAAACACTGAAATAAATTTTgcggcaaaattagcgagtaaTTTGTCGTCCATGGAACCGTAAAGGATATTAAAAGGCCGCACGGAGGAGGGTTGTccgcataatgagattcctgggAAATTGTATAGGCATCGCGAAGTGTCCCCCTAACTCTAATTCTTCACAAAATAGCAACAATTTTGTGACatatgaagaacgggacactttgtgatgtctattgttaCCAACtaagaatctcattatgtcagagtATTCGACATGTACGACGGCACGGAGACACGAAATTTATGTTCGAGCGTTACGCGAACGAGCGAAACATTCCTCAACAGGAGACTTTTTATTGcataaacaccaatgaaatacaaaaccatttcacttaaatattttttgtaGATTTTTTAGAGACTACTCGGACAAAGGCACGATTCAGTATGTAACCATAGCAACGGCGACCttttcacgtgtgaggataGCGCGTTTTCGTATTTCATTAGTGCCTCTATGATAAACAGGAATAAGCCAACCATTGAGCACAAGAGCCAACACTGCTGTAACTCTTTTCTAATTGGTGATATCACCCTCAACAGGAACTACATGGACACAGGAAATCGTCTGGCAAATCCATAACGAGGGGAAAGTTAGCCTAGAGGGTATAGGCAGACGTGTACCTTACTTAGAGTTTGCCACTGTAGAGCACAGTGACACAAAGAAACCTGACTTCGAAGCATTGTCAAGCCCTCGTCTTATAAAGAGTCATCTTACTGCCGATATCATTCCCAAAGGTTCAGATGAAAGCTCGCGGTGTAAATACATTTACGTCTCTCGCAACCCAAAGGACGTCTGCGTGTCTATGTTTTTCTTCCTTAAAAGCATGGCGAGAGTAGAAACCATCACGGAAAATGCTTATAATGGCCCTTGGGAATTCTTTGTGAACTTGTTCATAGAGGGAGATGGTAGGTTCGATTATTACTGGGACGCGAAATATTTTTATATAACAATCGTTGTTACGG includes:
- the LOC136923923 gene encoding sulfotransferase 1E1-like isoform X2 — protein: MTTFSRQRTTWTQEIVWQIHNEGKVSLEGIGRRVPYLEFATVEHSDTKKPDFEALSSPRLIKSHLTADIIPKGSDESSRCKYIYVSRNPKDVCVSMFFFLKSMARVETITENAYNGPWEFFVNLFIEGDVLYSKWNDHVLSWWKHREDPNVLFLKYEEMQKDLRSHVRRIADFLQKPLSDEIIDRIAEQCTFKGMMRNPKPFKITEGDDEIGLMLRKGVVGDWKNYFTPEMNERFEKEVLAKLKGSGLEFEFEP
- the LOC136923923 gene encoding sulfotransferase 1E1-like isoform X1; this encodes MASTAYPVLQTRKGNWRSRSHYRIKGLNFPSRDTNDPAKLEQFLSNFQTKTDDVFVVSYPKSGTTWTQEIVWQIHNEGKVSLEGIGRRVPYLEFATVEHSDTKKPDFEALSSPRLIKSHLTADIIPKGSDESSRCKYIYVSRNPKDVCVSMFFFLKSMARVETITENAYNGPWEFFVNLFIEGDVLYSKWNDHVLSWWKHREDPNVLFLKYEEMQKDLRSHVRRIADFLQKPLSDEIIDRIAEQCTFKGMMRNPKPFKITEGDDEIGLMLRKGVVGDWKNYFTPEMNERFEKEVLAKLKGSGLEFEFEP